A segment of the Bacteroidetes bacterium SB0662_bin_6 genome:
TCCGAGGGCTTCTATTTCCTGGCGTACGAAGTCCGCTTCCGCGCCCTTCGTATCCATCGTGGCCAATACGGCAATGGTTTTCGGCATGATCGTGTGGCTTGCTGGCGCCGGTGTGGATGTTACCCGGCAGGGTTCGTGAAGCGCAGGGCGGCGAATTCCCGGGCCGCCGCCGATACGGCGCGTTCTATGGGGAGGCGTTCCGTGGAGGAGCCGGTCCAGAAACCATGGCCGGACGTGTGGTCCAGCATGTATTGCGCATCGACCGGATTTTCCATGGCTGCGCCGTGCGCAACGAGGATGACCTCGGGATGAACCTTGCGCACAGCCTGATAGGCTTCTTCGGTTTGTTCGGCGGTCTCCTCGATGGTTAATCCGCTGTCATATCCCTTAAGCCCCCCTTTCGTCGTGCCCGCATGATAGCAAAAAATATGCGGTTTGGCCTGCTCGCACATGGCCAGCGCATCTTCCATGGTGAACGCCAGACCGATGGTCACCATGTCCATTTCTTCTCTGGCCAGTTTCAGCATCTCGATTTCATTCCGATAGGTGATGCCGGCGCTGGTCATTACCCGGTATATCTCACTGTCGTGATCCACATAGCTGATGGAGGGGCCGATATTCGAAACCGACTGCACGCCCATGGCCTTGCACTCGTTTAACACCATCCGCATATCCTTGAGGGGATCGTTTGCATTCAGGCAGGCGCAGACGAACGCATCGCCCTGCAGCGCAGGCATGATGTCTTCCCGGGTGTAGTCCAGCGTTTGTTTGTTCGAATCGAGGATAGGCCACATCATCGACATGGTGCCCATGCCGTTGGCGCGCAATCGCGCCCCGGAAAACGTATTGATACAATCGACGCCGGCGGATTCCAGCAGTTTAGCGACCAGACCGCTGCCCGCACTGGCGATCATTACGGGAATGCGCTGTGCCACCTTGGCTTGCAGGCGGGCGAGAATATGTTCTGTGGTAAGACGATGAGTGATCATGGGTAGGGGAATCGTAGGATGCGGGCATCGCAGCAAGGGCCTGTTACCACTATGCAGCGGCGCTCTGCGGGGCCTGTTTTCCTGCCAGGCCAGACGCCGCGAGCGCAGTGTGGCCCAGCCACATAAGCGAGCGGCAACGC
Coding sequences within it:
- a CDS encoding phosphoenolpyruvate hydrolase family protein gives rise to the protein MITHRLTTEHILARLQAKVAQRIPVMIASAGSGLVAKLLESAGVDCINTFSGARLRANGMGTMSMMWPILDSNKQTLDYTREDIMPALQGDAFVCACLNANDPLKDMRMVLNECKAMGVQSVSNIGPSISYVDHDSEIYRVMTSAGITYRNEIEMLKLAREEMDMVTIGLAFTMEDALAMCEQAKPHIFCYHAGTTKGGLKGYDSGLTIEETAEQTEEAYQAVRKVHPEVILVAHGAAMENPVDAQYMLDHTSGHGFWTGSSTERLPIERAVSAAAREFAALRFTNPAG